The genomic region CCAGAATGCTCATCAGATAGGGGAACAAGCTGCCGTCGCGGGCCCTGCCTTCATCGATGGCGGCCAGCCGGGCGGTGGCCTGGACGCTGGTCTCGACGGGATCGAGCAGGGCCATGCTGCTGGCGATGCCCGAGCTTGACACCCGTTCGACGAAACGCCCCATCAGTTCCAGGACCGACGCGGAGTTCCGTACATAGGCGAAGGTGACCAAGGTGACGACGGTGATGCTCAGCAGGGCGACGAAGGTGCCCATGATATTGATTCGAAGCGACAGTCCGTTGCCGCGTTTCTTGCGCCGCCGCTCCGGAAAAAGCCGTTCCGGCGCATCGCCGGACGGCGTGCTGCTCGGGGGCTCGGGCGCGGTGGGCATCGTGTTCATAAGCGCGTGATCACCGGCAAATTTAAACGAGTTGTGACAATGCTACCTCACTAGGTGGGGTGCGTCATCGGGTAAGGCCAGTAGTGAAAGTGAGATTCACATAGTCTCGCGCTGCATCCAGGTGGCCAATTGCTCGGCTGGCATGGGCTTGGCGTAGCGGAAGCCCTGAACCTTGATGCATCCGGCCTCCTTGAGGTGGATTTCCTCGCCTTCGGTCTCCACGCCTTCGGCGACGATGGACATGTCGAGAGCATCAGCCAGGCCGAGGATGGCCGAGACGATGGCGGCGTTATCACTCTGGTTGTTGACGTCGCGCACGAAGGAGCGGTCGACCTTGATGGTGTTGAGCGGAAGTTTCTTCAGGTAGGAAAGGCTGGAGTAGCCGGTGCCGAAATCATCCACCGAGACCTGGATGCCGATCTCGCGCAGCCGGGTGAGCTGTTCGATGGCGCGGTCGGGTTCCGCCATGACGGTGCTTTCGGTCAACTCGATTTCCAACTGGGACGGCAGGACGCCGTATTGGGTCATCAGGTCCGAAATACACTCCACCAGGGCATGGTTGAGGAACTGGCGCCCCGAGACGTTGACCGCCACCTTGATGCCGGTCAATCCGGCCTCGCGCCAGACGGCCAACTGGCGGCAGGATTCTTCCAGCACCCACCAGCCGATCATGGAAATCAGATTGCTTTCCTCGGCGATGGGGATGAAGAGCGCGGGCGAAACCTGGCCGCGCTCGGGGCTGTTCCAGCGGATCAGCGCCTCGACGCTGGAGGTCACGCCGGTCTGCAGATCCACCTGGGGCTGGTAGAACAACTGGAACTCGCCACGCACCAGGGCGTGGCGCAGCGCCTCCTCCAGCTTGAGGCGGTCCAGGGCTTCGTCGTTCATGTTGGAATCATAGAAGCAGAAGGTGTTACGGCCCTTCTGCTTGGCCCGGTACATGGCGGTGTCGGCGTCCTTCATCAAGGAATTGAAATCGTCGCCGTCCTCGGGGAAGAGCGCGATGCCGATACTGGCGCCCACATGGACCTTGTGGCCCGACAATTCCACCGGCTCGTCCAGTGCGGTGGAGATCTTTTCCGCCACTTCGGCCAGTTCGCTGCTGCTTTGGAAGTGGGTCAGGACCACGACGAATTCGTCGCCCCCTAAGCGCGCCACCGTGTCCGAGCGGCGCAAAGTGTGGCGCAGCCGGTCGGCGACCACCTTCAGCAGCTGGTCGCCCGCCACATGGCCCAGGCTGTCATTGACGATCTTGAAGCGGTCGAGATCGAGGAACATCAGGCCGATGCGCCGCCCTTCGCGCTTGGCCACCTCGATGGCGTGGTGGACGCGGTCTTCCAGCAGCAGGCGGTTGGGCAGGCCGGTCAGGGTGTCGTGGGTGGCCTGATGGACCAGTTGCTGCTCGGTCTCCTTGCGCTGGGTGATGTTTTCCTTGACCGCCATGTAATGGGTGGTCACGCCGTCATCGTCGCGGATGGGCGAGATGGTGGCGTATTCCCAAAACAGGCTTCCGTCCTTGGCGCGGTTGCACAATTCGCCCTGCCAGGTGGCGCCGCCCGAGAGGCACTGCCACATGTCGCGGAAGACCGAGGCCACGGTCTCGCCGGATTTCAAAAGCCGGGGATTGCGGCCCAGAACTTCGTCCTCGGAATAGCCCGAGACCAGAACGAAGGCCCGGTTGACATATTCGATGGCGCCTTGGGCATCGGTGATCATCACCGCGACCGGAGCCTGTTCCAGGGCGGTTTCCAGCTTGCGCAACTGCAGGCGGCGCTGGTGAATCTGGGTCACGTCGCGCGAGAACACCGCCACTCTGTCGTGGTTGCCCGAGGCGTTGTCCACCAGATGCATATGAATGTCGAACAGCCTGGCGCCGATGGCGTAATGGCCCTCCACCGTTTCGCCGCGGGCCAGGACGCGTTCCACGCCTCTGCGCATGGACGAGGTCACGGCCTCGGGGAGATGGTCCCAGATGGATTTGCCGGGCAGGTCGTCGCTCTTCTTTTCGAAAAAGGAGGAGGCGGCCGCATTGAGTGCCAGGATGGTGCCGGCGGCATTGACCAGCACGATGCCGTCGGTGGAGGAATCCAGCATGGCGCGGATCAGCGCCTTGCCGTCCAGGATGGTCTGTTCCGCCTGCTTGCGCTTGCTGACGTCGTAGATCCAGGCCAGATTCACCGCCTCGCCGTTCAAGCTGGCCGAGCGGATGGTCAGAACCGACCAGAAGGATGTGCCGTCGACACGGAAGAACTTCACGTCGGCATCGGCGATCTCGCCTGCTTCCTTCAACTGCCGCACCACTTCCCGGCGCTGGTCGTCATCGGCGAAAAGGCGCCGGGCCGGATGGCCGATACACTGGTCCGGCGTCATGCCGGTCACCTGACAGAATCTGCGGTTGACGAAGACAACCTGGCCGTCGCGGCGGCGCGACACGGAAACTCCGATCGGGCTTTCATCCAATATGCCCAGAAAATCGGTAATTTCGGCGGGAAGAGACATGGTGATCAGAATCTCAGCTACGAGGCGATTTCGTCAAATCTAACCGTAAAATGACGAAGTGTCACGACGGGGATAGGGCCTATACCCGACTCATCGCTCTCCATCCGGTGGGGGCGGCGGTCTCTCCCCGTCTTGCCGGGCGGCGCGGCTGGCCCTATAGTTCGGGCACCATGACAGACGCACCCTTTCCGCACCGTCATCTCCTCGGCATCCAGGGTCTGGCGCCCAGCGAGATCACCAGCCTGCTCGACCTGGCCGAGGGCTATGTCGAACAGAACCGCTCCAGCGACAAGCGCAAGAATCTCCTGCGCGGCCGCACGGTCATCAACCTGTTCTACGAGAACTCGACGCGCACGCGCACCAGCTTCGAACTGGCGGGCAAGCGTCTGGGCGCCGACGTCATCAACATGCAGTCGGCGGGCTCCTCGGTGCAGAAGGGCGAGACCCTGATCGACACCGCCATGACGCTCAACGCCATGCATCTGGACGTCCTTGTGGTGCGCCACCCCGATTCGGGCGCGGTGAAGCTGCTCTCGGAAAAGGTCAATTGCGCCGTGATCAATGGCGGCGATGGCAGCCACGAACACCCCACCCAGGCCCTGCTGGACGCGCTGACCATCCGCCGCAGGAAGGGCAAGCTGTCGGGCCTTAACGTCGCCATCTGTGGTGATGTGCGCCATTCCCGCGTTGCCCGCTCCAACATCTATCTGCTCAACGCCATGGGGGCGCATGTGCGCCTGATCGGCCCGCGCACCCTGCTGCCGTCCGGTCTGGACCGCATGGGCGTCGAGGTCTTCCACGATATGAGGAAGGGCCTGGCCGACGTGGATGTGATCATGATGCTGCGCATCCAGAACGAGCGCATGAGCGGCAATTTCATTCCCAGCATCCGCGAATATTTCCACTTCTTCGGCCTGGACCGCGAGAAGCTGGGGATCGCCAAGCCCGATGCGGTGATCATGCATCCCGGACCCATGAACCGGGGCGTCGAGATCGATTCCGACGTGGCCGACGATGTGGAGCGCTCGCTGATCCGTTCGCAGGTGGAGATGGGCGTGGCGGTGCGCATGGCCTGTCTGGACATGCTGACCCGCGACTTGATCCGTTCCGAAGGAGCCGCCTGATGGCCGCCCGCAATTCCTCGGGCCTGGTGGCCTATGTCAATGCCCGCTTGCTGGACCCGGCCACCGGCCTGGACACCAGGGGCGCGCTGCTGACCAATGGCGAGACCATCGCCGATGTGGGCCCCGGCCTGTTCCAGGGCGGCGTGCCGTCGGGCATGGAGGTGGTGGATTGCCAGGGCCTGTGCCTGGCTCCCGGTCTGGTGGACATGCGCGTGCAACTGCGCGAGCCGGGCGAGGAGCATAAGGAGACCCTGAAATCGGCGGGCGAGGCGGCGGTGGCCGGCGGC from Paramagnetospirillum magnetotacticum MS-1 harbors:
- a CDS encoding sensor domain-containing protein, with product MSLPAEITDFLGILDESPIGVSVSRRRDGQVVFVNRRFCQVTGMTPDQCIGHPARRLFADDDQRREVVRQLKEAGEIADADVKFFRVDGTSFWSVLTIRSASLNGEAVNLAWIYDVSKRKQAEQTILDGKALIRAMLDSSTDGIVLVNAAGTILALNAAASSFFEKKSDDLPGKSIWDHLPEAVTSSMRRGVERVLARGETVEGHYAIGARLFDIHMHLVDNASGNHDRVAVFSRDVTQIHQRRLQLRKLETALEQAPVAVMITDAQGAIEYVNRAFVLVSGYSEDEVLGRNPRLLKSGETVASVFRDMWQCLSGGATWQGELCNRAKDGSLFWEYATISPIRDDDGVTTHYMAVKENITQRKETEQQLVHQATHDTLTGLPNRLLLEDRVHHAIEVAKREGRRIGLMFLDLDRFKIVNDSLGHVAGDQLLKVVADRLRHTLRRSDTVARLGGDEFVVVLTHFQSSSELAEVAEKISTALDEPVELSGHKVHVGASIGIALFPEDGDDFNSLMKDADTAMYRAKQKGRNTFCFYDSNMNDEALDRLKLEEALRHALVRGEFQLFYQPQVDLQTGVTSSVEALIRWNSPERGQVSPALFIPIAEESNLISMIGWWVLEESCRQLAVWREAGLTGIKVAVNVSGRQFLNHALVECISDLMTQYGVLPSQLEIELTESTVMAEPDRAIEQLTRLREIGIQVSVDDFGTGYSSLSYLKKLPLNTIKVDRSFVRDVNNQSDNAAIVSAILGLADALDMSIVAEGVETEGEEIHLKEAGCIKVQGFRYAKPMPAEQLATWMQRETM
- a CDS encoding aspartate carbamoyltransferase catalytic subunit — encoded protein: MTDAPFPHRHLLGIQGLAPSEITSLLDLAEGYVEQNRSSDKRKNLLRGRTVINLFYENSTRTRTSFELAGKRLGADVINMQSAGSSVQKGETLIDTAMTLNAMHLDVLVVRHPDSGAVKLLSEKVNCAVINGGDGSHEHPTQALLDALTIRRRKGKLSGLNVAICGDVRHSRVARSNIYLLNAMGAHVRLIGPRTLLPSGLDRMGVEVFHDMRKGLADVDVIMMLRIQNERMSGNFIPSIREYFHFFGLDREKLGIAKPDAVIMHPGPMNRGVEIDSDVADDVERSLIRSQVEMGVAVRMACLDMLTRDLIRSEGAA